The genomic region CCACTAGACGTGGACGAGTGTCTGAAGCGCGACGCGTGTCCCGGCGGTAGATGCGAAAACACCATAGGATCGTACGTCTGCGTCACGACGAGATTCGCCAAAAATGCACCTTACGAATCTTGTCCTCCGGGCTACCGATGGGAACAACATACAGGGGTATGCGTAggtaagtataattaataatgcgtCTCTTATTTCGATAATCGCTCTATCATGCCAATTGCAAATCAGTaatcaagaattaaaaatccatATCGTGttacgtgtttttttttttttttttttgtcagatATCGACGAGTGCACGGTCTTATCGAACGCTTGTGCCACCGATAAGCCGTTTTGCGTCAACACGCAGGGTAGTTATACGTGTCTGGAGATGACTGGGGTGAAATCTTGTCCCGCGGGATTCAAGTTTGACAGGTCGCTGCAACAATGCAGAGGTAATATTGCATCAGTAGTGAATCAGTAGTTTAGTGGTTTCGCGGagtgataataattttcctcGGAATTTTCTCTCGTATCTTCTTTCCCTTTcacttatctttttaattagatgTGGACGAGTGCGCGGAGGCTATTCACAGCTGTCTGACAGATGTTGAGCAATGTCGAAACACCGAGGGTGCTTACGAGTGCGACATAAAGTGCGAAGAAGGATTCACGTACAATATCGGGTTGGGCATTTGTGTCGGTAAGCTTATTCATTCTCTATCAATGAGAATTCTCTTTGCATGCGGCGGCACGCAATGATTgtcattttttgataaattaaactttcgaaTTTAATCCTCGACCTCCTCCTACTAGGCAGGCATGTAAGCGCATCTCGCGACCGCATTTTTCTTCGTCGTCGTTGTAAAAGATGGATCGAACACTTGAATATATAAGTATCGTTCGATTAACTCGATGCGAGTCTGATTGAATTTGATCGCATCGTTGAACTCATTCCGCATGCAACTCCGCCTCATCCTCGTATCTCCCTTGCGCATGTGAGTAatgaattaactttttaaacgCGAGTGTGCCTCTGATGATTAGTACGGGATTGCGATTAATTAACGTGTGATGAAAAATTCtacaattattcaattaatttcaaaaatctaaACTTATAGCTACTTACGCATAGATAACGCAAGATTTTTTCACGAATTTTtgctttctatttaaaaaaattaattgtttcttttgaaaaataaatctcacAACCTGCGATTTACATATTaccttttgtttttcttttagataTAGATGAATGCATCGAATTGAACAATCCTTGTCCCGATCTCAACACGATATGCGTTAATACACAAGGGGCTTACAAATGTATGAAACCTTTGACGAATTTACTTCCGCTCCCGCCGATCGAGAAGACTGCCACGAAGAATCTTGCCGAGCGAAAGAACGTGCGACCAACTTGTTCCGCGGGATATAAACCAGCAAACGACTCGGAAATGACGACGTGCATCGATGTCGACGAGTGCACTGAACAATTACATTCTTGTGAGCGCGATGAGCGTTGCATCAATGAGCTCGGTAGTTACAGGTGTGAAAATATTCGCGGTATttgctagaaaaaaataaaaaccaaaaatcgggtttattctataatttaaataaatatatattagatgcGTACCAGTTGAAAATGGCAAGGATACATCCACCACGGAGAGCGATGACAATCAACGATTCCAGTCGGAAAGAACGAGCGTTGTCTCGTCGGTTGTGAACGAGATTGAAAATTGTGGCAATGGCTACTTTTTCGACCGAAAATCTCGCCGGTGCATcggtaattattttttacttcaagCAGCTTTGGATTTTGCGtcgtgaaataaattaatctcgcGTTAAATATCATAGATTTATCGTAGCAAAAGAAGATAAGACGATAATTTATCGCAGATATCGACGAATGCGTTAACGGGATAGCGGCATGCGGAATAGACGAGCGTTGCGTCAACACGCAGGGTGGTTACCGATGTTCTCCGATTTGTCCATCCGGTTTTCGGGCACGCAATGATTCTTGCCAAGACGTAGACGAATGCACGCTCGGCCTTCACACCTGCAATACACTCACTCATTATTGTCTTAATACGAACGGCTCCTACGTTTGCGAAGCGTTCACCACTACTACCACCACCAGGACCACTACTACCGCTACTAAGGCTACCACAACCAGTAGCACGGTAACAAGGAGACCGTACATCGGTTCACCCTACAATAAAGTACACGTGTCCAGAAATAGTGTCGTGAGTAACAGATTTCTTCATTTTGCCAACGTAAACTCTTTCAAACTGTCAGCTTAATTCATAcaacttatttttttgtatttattttttcagagtAAAGATCGTTCGTGGTCCACGGAACCTTGTAGACTGGGCTACAAAAGGGACGCGAATACGGGCTACTGCGTGGACATCGACGAATGCGCGGTTGGTCCAGGATGTCGTGATCACGAGAAATGCACGAATACGCCGGGGGGCTACGATTGCTCGCCCCTCTGCAGCGCCGGCTGGTATTTTAGCACGACGACGAGGGGCTGTCAGGACGTGGACGAGTGTCTGCTAGGTCGGCACGATTGTCCTCAGAGTACGCACAGGTGTGTAATCttcaattatatagaatatatttcttatacgcACACAGAGATTGCGCGTAATGtctttagaataattaatattgtccTCTCGTTTGTGTTGATTTTTTAACTATTCcttcttgtaataattaatattaaaatttaacatgcaatttttttttttgtaattttcgaCGTGCAGATGCGTCAACACCAACGGATCTTTCGTCTGCGAATTGATACCGCCCTGCAGCCGCGGTTTCAGACGAGCCTTTAACGGTACCTGTTTGGACATCGACGAATGCTCCGAGAACCTGCACAACTGCCGGCTTGATTTGCATCAGTATTGCATTAACAAAGAAGGTGGTTTCGAGTGTTTAACCAGGCTGCCCTCCTGCCCGTCCGGATATCAATATTCTTTAAGCACTCGACAATGCGAGGATATCGACGAGTGCTTGACCGGGCAGTACAATTGTGATGCAAAGTTCTCCGAGAGATGTGTCAATTTGCCGGGTACATACAGGTGCGTGAAATCTCGACTAGTTGACTGAAAATCTGGGCATGGCACTTTATCGACACAAGTAaagaagttttaaaaatataaatatatattttgtatgcaGGTGCGAAAGacctcctcctcctcgtcAACGGCAACGACCTGCTTGTCCTTCCGGCTATCGGTATCACACTCGCTTTCGCATGTGCACAGGTACACGtctaatagttttttttttttttttttttttttttataaaaattatacaataaatcacgtttataataattgtgtagTAAAAACTAAATTGAAAAGTTAAACATTTGAATCTTTTcaactattatacatattgatTTGGTTTTCAAACAAATTTCATATTACATTTCTAATGTATTTTTCAGTTGTAACACATTATGTAGAATTTACTTCGAGCTCCCGTATTAACAAAAATGTcagatatttcttatattttcagaATTCGTCAGAACAATATCAAACCCTCTCAGGTTAACTGATTGCAGCatgttgaaatataatttcccCAGGAAATGCATGAGTGCATCATgttgtttttgtaattttaaatatatgtacgtgcGTAACTGAGTATAATTAACAGTTGTCTGTGCCTAAATATTGTATGAATAATGACTAATAGAATTATGCTTTTTCCTTTCGTCTTGTTTTACTGTgctatttcaattattttcaactatGCTTTTTATCAGACCTGTATAActtgaaaacaattatatttattttgcaagcgaataataatgttttattatttaatcttactCTTAAAAGAACCTGTCTGTCCtgataatattctaatattcaACTGGCCTGttgtaataaagtaaaaaatattttcaaactttgATTATCCGCAATTGTTTCGTATCGTAGACGTGGACGAGTGCGCAGAGGGACTGGATTCGTGCGGCGACGAGATCTGCTACAACCAACCGGGTGGTTACAGCTGCGCGAAGTCGCCTGTCCCCAGGAAGCCGTCCACGACGACGGCGATGCCGGCGCCAGCGGATCAAAAGTGTATAGCAGGCACCAAGTTTGTGAGAAACCGTGGCTGCGTTGACGTTAACGAGTGCAGGGAGCTCGAAGATGCGTGCAGCAGCAACGAGGAATGCGTTAATACCATGGGCAGTTACGTATGCACCTGCAAAACTGGTTTTAGGCGTGACAATCTCACCCAGGCTTGTGTCGATATCAACGAGTGCCAGTTGCAGGTAACCAGGACTTTTAATCGtctcaaataattaatctttttttatcccgaaaaagataaattacagAATCGCGTTATACAGGGTTTGGTTCGAAAAGCGCCATAAAATGGtcccattggtttgaccttggacAGTCGTTTGAAGATTATATGAAGGTCAccttgaatttcttaaataggacaccctatatatttttttcatattcttaCCTCGTAGTAatgtagcttacctcgagagtaagaatatgcaaaaatatgtagggtgtcccatttaaaaaattcaaggtgACCTTTATATGACCTTCAAGCGgctattcaaggtcaaactaatggtaCCATATCTTacggccccctcgaaaccatacaacatttgtctaaaatatttttctctaaaatgctttatttttgagatattcaACCGTTTCTGGACTTTTCGAAAACCCTGTATCTCTTCTACCGACGCAAACCCTCTTCATCGAGTctacattttcatatttcgaAGGAAAATGATTGTCTGCCGACGCAGCGATGCGATAATACGATCGGCAGCTACACGTGCACGCGTTTCCTGCCCTGCGGCACCGGCTATACCCTGAACGCCGCGACCGAAATCTGCGAAGATGACGACGAATGTGTTCTTGGTACCCACGATTGTGCGCCCGGTTATCAATGCAGAAACACCTTGGGCTCGTATCGCTGCGATCGTATTCCGCGCATACCGACTCCGCAGGCACGCACAtcggcggcgacgacgacgacgacgacgacgacgacgacgacgacgacgacgacgatggcaACGCCAAACGCGACTGGTCCTCGGACGAATTGCCCGCGCGGCTTCGAACTTGGCTCCGGTGGCAAGTGTATGGACATAGACGAGTGCCAGAGAAGCCCGAATCCTTGCGGCAGGTCTATGCAAATGTGCATCAACACTCTGGGATCCTACAGATGTGCGTCCAGAGTAATTTGCGCACCCGGTTATACTCTGGATCCTGTGTCTGGACAATATTGCATCGACGTGGACGAGTGTCGGGAGGGAACGCACGAGTGCGGCAAAGGACAGACCTGCGAGAACAGACAGGGTGGATATCACTGCATTTGTCCGTCCGGTCACGCGCCCGGGCCCAACAACGACTGCGTCGACATCGACGAATGTAGCATTTATGGTAGTGGAATTTGCGGATCAAACAGCCGTTGTGAGAACACCGTTGGTTCCTACAGGTGCCTGTGCAACGAGGGCTTTGAAAACGTCGGGGGTGCCGCCGGTGCTTGCAAAGTGAGTTTATTACCGATATGATTAGAATCCTTTCTCATCGTTGTTGTCAGATTTTTAATAGCGGCtgaagcaataaataaaacttgaaattttgcAAGAGaacataatttgatatttagaatatttataaatgcaaattaattttcaattagtaACGTTTTGCGAATAAAGATTTCTTGTTACGTCTGTCGTAACTATAAATCACACTTTTCAAGACTGTCAAAATTATCtgacacatacatatacctatgctataatataaaaattatttatacaacatTTAATTACGAGTGACATTTGTAGGATATCGACGAATGTCAGCAAACAGCGGGGCTTTGTCAGCACATGTGCATGAACGTATGGGGTAGCTATAGGTGCGGATGCGAAGCCGGATTCAGGCTAAATGCCGACAATCGATCCTGTAGCGACATCGACGAATGCGCGGAATTCAAGAATGACAATCTCTGCATCGGCATCTGCGAGAACACGCCGGGTAGTTACGCGTGCAAGTGTCCCGATGGATATAGACTCGGGATCGATGGTCGAGCTTGTCAAGGTAACAATCTCTTACCTTTTTATAtagcttataaaaataaagtaagaaaaaataaaattatgctaaagtataaaaagatgCTAAAGATGTGAAAAATTGTATGGCAGAAAGGGAAGCGGAAGATATAAATCACCAGACAATTTGTACAGCAATTATGTGGTAATTAGGGGATGGAAAGTGAGAGTCTTACACGTGAGTCACGGTGTTGTAGCTACGCGAGCACGTGTTCCACCTACACGCTTATCCCACAGTTAAGCGGAGCGGTATAATTTGTACTTGACCCGTTTGCGAGACGAACTGGGGCATCGCTTAGGGTCACCGGCGAACACGAACGCGCGCTCCTCGCAATCTTCTCAATCTCGCGTAATCACGACATTCACATCGGCGCGGTCACGATTTCGCCACGTGCCGTGACGTGACGTAGACCTAATTGTTTCTCAACGTGTTTGCAGATATCGATGAGTGTGCGACTGGTCAGGTCTGCAAGGAACCGGACGAGATATGTCAGAATATACGCGGTAGCTTCCGCTGTAATCGGCTAAACTGTCCCTCGGGATATCATCGGGATACCACGAGGAAAAAGTAATGATTTTATGAGATGGAAACAATATTCTCTCAATTTCTTACTTTTCatttcatcatcatcattatttgCGATTGCTCTCGAATTCATCTCATACGATCTGATATGCAGAcaatcgataaataattttgtcaattatttgatgataataataaagtctTAAAATTACCAACCAATTTGCGGTTTCAGTCGCTGCGTACGCTCTTCAAGATATTGCCGCGTAAATGACTTGGCTTGCCTTCGATCACCTTCGCATTATTCCTACAACTTCATCACCTTCGTGAGCATGTTGCCCATCCCGCCGACCGGTCGACTGGAGTTGTTCACCATGAGAGGAAGTCATCAGCCCGATTCGACGATACAATTCACCATGGCGTTAGTGGATGTACGTGCACCGCCAGGTATCGCGCGTGCCACAGAGTCTTGTTTCTCTCTGAAGAGACCGATGCAGTCTCAAGCAGTCCTGGTGCTGACACGCAGCATCCCGGGACCACAAGAGATCGAGCTGGATCTCAGTATGGAGATCTATCATAATGCTGTATTCGTCGGGAGCGCCGTAGCCAAGATCTTCATCTTTGTCTCGCAATACGAATTTTGAGAAAGGTTTCTTCGAAATAAAGGTAAGATTAGTGGAAAGAATACAGATTATAAAGACATAAAAGGAtgatcgtaaaataaaatgatataatgacaAGTAATTGGATTTTTTATCGCTTCTTCTTCTATACTTGAGGGAGAAATTAACagcaataaacattttatttcatcaaattaTATCAGCTTATTTTACGCGACAATTTCTTGGAAGATGCTTAAAATCTTTTCTGATTTTAAGGATTATAAAGATTGAACGGGCACAagttttatcttattaaaaaatataaatctttttcttccaggaaatataacaaattaacattttaaacaatatatatttaagcacTTAatgatatgaattttttactgTTTGCTCgtttttagagagaaaaaaaaacaaacctaTCTCGTACTAGTATTTCAATAGTAGatgtgtacaaaaaaaaaaaaaaaaaaaaaaaacaacaaattaaatgtacatacaaaTTCTTGTAAGTTACATGTAAAGGACTTGGAATAAACTTACGTAAGATGTAGTATAGGAAATTTCCAAAGACATGTTTgatgttttatcaaaattgtagctttattaaatgtttcgtTAGTGAAACTCTTTTTCCTTCAAACTTAGTTTGCTGTTTCGTAAATCCTGAAACAGTGCCTATTGCTTCAACCCAAATGCTtcaattttcctttttcaaaAGAAGGAATAAAGCAACAACTCTGAGATCCTTAGTGTTAATTGCCGCTTCGTTGCATAAGAAGGGTGTAacgcgatataaaaaaaaaacaccttaataaaaaataaaatatgataatatcaCTGCGCTCTTTACATGTGACGACGACAAATCGTCGTCGCATTGAATGCAAATAACAAACTCATCTGCGATGCAGCGAATTGCCATTATTactagtaaataattaataattgtgctaaagataaaattacaacTGTCGCTATCGTGACGTATAATACGTCTGCAGCAAACAATAGCATAATATaatcgttaataaaataatactaatatttatataataataatataataacaatgataCTTTAAGTAGAGCTAATAATAACGTTATAATAAcggtatattaatatacacgaTAACAGGAAGTAAAACAATCCAGACGAGACACGTTGCGTGCGCCACGCCAGAAAAATGCATACGACAAAAATATTGATCGCGTCGCTCGGAAATTTCTTCGACATCACGCACGTGGGCGATACAAGAAGACGTGACAATTATTTGGAAATTCATCGACGGTATAGGCGATGACATCAGGAGCGTCATCGAtgcaacaattaataattatagtttatatggCGATGTATTCGCCTAATTAGTTATTAGTTTGAGATGCATTAATGCTGTAAGAGAAGATTAAGTGTCAACGTCCGCGAAGACGAATTCCAAAGCTAGACGCAGATCGTCCGTTTAAAAAAGCTTATCACGAGAAATCTCCACAAACTTTTGTCTACCAGCAGTAATGAACTTCCAAACGTTCGCAcaactaatatataaatagcgtgtattattaactattaaacGTAACAGCCTGGATGCAGCAGCAACGCGTTACCACGGTGTAACAACGATGGCAGTGACACTTGTCGCTCGtcttaaaactagaaaaatggaaaaaagagCGTGACTAGGATTTGCTAAGAATTTTCCGAGACTTTTCGTATTCTCTCGTACCGAAcaacacacacatgcacatacacacatacagcGAAATGTATTACGTGTTGGTTTTAAGTACTCGATGACAAACTGTATGGAAAAGTATCTATGCGAGATTCTTATTACAATGCACGCATAACGCTGTACAAAATTAGGATTTGACTCCAAATTCCTGAAAGAAAATCTTACAAAAATAACGCCTTTAAAATAACACAGTAGAGACACACCCTATACATTCAGCTACTGTCGGACTTTGCTAATCTTGTTAACTAAtcctctctctgtttctctttcaACTTTTGCAAtgcacacacgcatacacacacacacacacatacacaatcaTCAGAtctatattttgcaataacgATCGCGAAAATCATTTTCCAAATAACCCAATAAGCTAAAATACGTCTCGAGAGATCAAAAGAAAACATGCGTGTAAAtgtttttagataattaactTTCGGACTTTTTTTATGTTGGTTTCGATTGTAAAGATATCGCTTGCATTGAAATATTCAAACGTCCAACTTTCTCACGCAATTTAATGCAGGCAACACGGTGTCTTAGCACgataattgtgaaataaagtttttagatttttacaaTACGTGCTTTTTTTATAGCAGGAGAAGAGTTTTGTACgtggaaaaatttcttatcgtTCCGAATAATACCTACATGTCACATGATACATTAtcgaatgtaataaaattatactcgaTTATTTACTCGAATAAGAGACTAATCTAACGTCAATTACTTATTCAACATAGGCACTGAACTAGGAAGATTCGCgccatgaaaaataaatattctaacagcTACCTATGCTATCTATTTAACAGAGGTAGTAGTAACATAGTTGACACTCTCATAATTGCGACCGTTTTGCATTTCGTTATGATGAAAAGTGTCACCAAATATCTCGTAATTAGTTAGACATTTATATCACATTAATCTCGATAATTTGCGTatctattcaattattttcgtaCAAGAATGAGAAGAGATCTGCGCGTAAAAATGCCACTGTGCGTAAAAATAGTGCGTAGCTTTCGGAATTTCAGGTGTTTTTGTTTTCATAAGATGTAATATCGATACGAGAGAGGAACAATATACAGTTATATGTAGCTTATTTGAATTCAGGAAACATTATCATACTGGCGATGGCAGTCTGAtcaattacttattaattaactagtCTTTAcgtgagaaaattaattctccTCCAGACAAGATTACTTGCAATCTTGCAAGCATCCTATTTCGGCAGGCAATTTAGTCTGGTTTTGTGGAAACAATATACAAGTTCATAAATCAATGGAAGCATTCGTACCGCACGACACACCTTCCGCGAACCTACACGGGTGACATTCTTATTTACGACCTCCCTCCTCTCCCTTCTCAAGAAATGCGCCTAACGGTACGTATCATACTTGCACcatcgctatttttttttttttaacctttATCCTGTAACTGAGATTcggatattttaatttcttatttttagcaattatgatttaactaaaaattctcaaccatattaattaatagttttcaatttttcaaagtaaCGTAAAGTTatgtaaagaattattataaccGCTACATAATATTCGACTGctgctttattaaaaaaaaacaaaaaaaaaaaagttgtccGGATAAGAACTAAAACTCTCAGGTATCTCATTGCGAGTCTGATTGCCCTTCAACAAATTTTGCGAGAATTCACTGGTAATTGTCAGGCGATCGTATTATTGTCCAGTTCAGCAAACTCGCGCGTCACCTTGCAGACGTAGTAAAGACGCTCGTAGAGGTCCGCGGTGCAGCCGAGGTCACGCAGGTCGTTTAGCCAATAGGAAGACGCGCGACGACCGGTGTCGATATAAGTAATCAGGTAGCCCCTACCCGCAGTCTCCTGTGATACTACCATCTTCGTGTGGTCCACGAAGAAGTTTACTTGCAGGAGAGGTACCGTTAGCTCCATCACGATGGCCTTGTCCGTACGCAACCACCGTCTCATTCGCGGCACGCAAGCATTTTTCGACTGTCTCGGCggcgcgcgatattttttcagCTCACCACCTAGACACAGCACACATTAGCGCTCGCGGTTACGTTAATATTTTGCTCGTTAAGCTTTAGTCCACGCCGCTATAACGGCTCAAATAGTTTACGTTATGTTCCCATTGTGTTGTTTTTATAGTATCAAAAAAGGGAAGTAAAATATTCGAGTCATGATCAAGCTTCGCGGATAAAGACAACAGAGtcgtgttttcttttttttaaagttccACACTTTTCCGTGTAACAAATTACACGGAATGAATGTTGGAAGAATCGATTGAACTCACCTTCTGTCAAGAAATCATCCATATACTCGGTAAAATGACGGAGTAACTCGAGCTTCTTTTGCAACGGCACTGGCACGTCCCTTTCTCGGTGATATCGCGTCATTTCATCGTCGGTCGTCATGTATTCCACTCTTCTGCAatacaatgataaaaatatttaatacataattcatACACGATCGTAATATTACatcgataaaaattgcatGATTCGACACATCATTCTCGATTTCTCGTTGAAACGCTTACCTTCTATCGTGAGTGTAACTGATCTTCGTGTTGTCGTTGAAAAGTACGCCGACTGACCTGTCGGAGAGCTGGAAGCCCAATCCGTACTTGTTTGAGTAATCGATCCATTTGGTGACGAAAAGCGGCACGATGTCCTCCACGATCGGCGGATTGCACGCGTTGTTTCGTTTCATCTCTGTTACGCATATCTCTAGAGCGCGATGCATTTGCACACTTTGCGCAACGAGGCCAGTCTTCTTGTGATCCGGACACAATACGCTGCTGAGTCGCTGTCGGAATCGCGGCAGCTTGGGCAATTTTCTGACCAGCCAGCTCGAGACTTTGGACTCTTTCTGCAGGCTCTTCTGCGAACGATTCAGCAAATTCAACTGCGGCTGCTGTTGCGTTTGCTGTTGCGCTTGAATgggctgctgctgttgctgctgatAACGTAGTGACGTCGCGTCGGGATGAACGATACTGTGCTGCCACATCTGAAATTTCACGTTTCGGAAATACGGCTTGCCAGCCAGACCCGAAGGTGATAACTTGCAGACGAATCATTCCGGGATCCCTCACCTGCAACTTACTGGCTTCCTGCTGATTCCTAGCAACCGTAGAGACCGAGGATGGTGACGAGGGCGGCTCGATAATCGACGCCGGTGGCATCTGGTAACAGCAAGTATGCGGCAACGACACTGGCACGTATTCCTTTGTGAGATAGGCATGCTCCTTCACCCTTTCCAGACTCGGCCGTAACTCGGGATTGGACTGCAGTAGCCATCTGATTAGATCCTGGCCGCTCCTGCTCGCGATACTGTCGTCCACTTCGCGGTAATGATTGTTGCAAATCCTCGCGTACGTTTCCTTGAGCGTGGCCGTATCAAAGGGTGGTTGACCTACCAGCAGGGCGTACAATATGCAGCCCAATGCCCAAACATCTGCCTCGTAGCTGTACGCTTGCTTGTACAACACTTCCGGCGCTATGTAGTTTGGTGTGCCACATATCGTCCTGCAAATACAAACAATCGCCTACATGCTACGATGTTTCATTTGATGCTGTGTTTAGATGAGCACGTCTGTTAGTCCGTAACAATCGTTAGAGAGCGtcggaaaaagagagaaaagggagaaGATCTCAATGTTCCGTTTGTATGTTTTGTCGacaaaaaataactaattgtaagacacCGTTATAGTAATAACAAGAGAAGGGACTATAAAATATCCCgttatttttctatctttttccaTTCTTAcatttgtaacttttttataaattttccttattatgtaagaaaatttacatttctaagttatataaagaaataaattttgaaaaacatgtTTGAGATCTTGATCGTAAAGCAAACTTACACTCGTCTACGTTGACCGTCGGGTCTGGTCGCCAGTCCA from Anoplolepis gracilipes chromosome 6, ASM4749672v1, whole genome shotgun sequence harbors:
- the LOC140667009 gene encoding serine/threonine-protein kinase PLK1, translating into MLPPSVIDVQDSTPRDAAMSSRGLLSETMCVAELRPIEATTCHVARCREEFDETIRTVSEPECSKRRIDSAGTGSTRSVPDARPRQGFSKGSASLQSLVRRRSRRHGGSSLPSEIELSSRQAVYPVVPSDLIKDMGSTAVFRNEEEVQTATPTSTLVYATSSSAQPSTSRTDNPTQDVSSSASNVATTTGSNVTSTTNGGRFGNAAVSLIKTTSVAKAGPSTSSSWNNSTEQQESDYVVDPVQGNAYYKGQFLGKGGFARVYLMTDVSNGNQYACKIIPKNRMQKIHMQKIAREIMIHKELNHVNVVQMHHYFEDNLNVYMLLEACPRKSLMHVLKYRGKVTEPEARYYMKQMVTGVAYIHSQKVVHRDLKPGNMFLSDRMIVKIGDFGLATRPDGQRRRVTICGTPNYIAPEVLYKQAYSYEADVWALGCILYALLVGQPPFDTATLKETYARICNNHYREVDDSIASRSGQDLIRWLLQSNPELRPSLERVKEHAYLTKEYVPVSLPHTCCYQMPPASIIEPPSSPSSVSTVARNQQEASKLQMWQHSIVHPDATSLRYQQQQQQPIQAQQQTQQQPQLNLLNRSQKSLQKESKVSSWLVRKLPKLPRFRQRLSSVLCPDHKKTGLVAQSVQMHRALEICVTEMKRNNACNPPIVEDIVPLFVTKWIDYSNKYGLGFQLSDRSVGVLFNDNTKISYTHDRRRVEYMTTDDEMTRYHRERDVPVPLQKKLELLRHFTEYMDDFLTEGGELKKYRAPPRQSKNACVPRMRRWLRTDKAIVMELTVPLLQVNFFVDHTKMVVSQETAGRGYLITYIDTGRRASSYWLNDLRDLGCTADLYERLYYVCKVTREFAELDNNTIA